A region of the Lachancea thermotolerans CBS 6340 chromosome E complete sequence genome:
GTCAACATACCATCTAAttggaaagagaaaaaaaaaaaaaaaaaagctaagaaaaaaaatcataATGACCTGGAGGCCCCCGCCAGTTATTCGAATTGCTCATCTTCCGCCCTCAGAAACCGCTCCACGGAACTGCGCTTGAGTCTTCCCTCCCTTGGAAAAAGCGTCCCGAGATGTGCGCGAGCAGCAACTCGCTAAGCACTAATCTTACTGCGTGTTTCGCGCGCCTAGACGGCCGCGACATCACCACCCGCATTCTTTTGATAGGTCCGCGCGGTCGTTCGCTACAGCATGCGTCCCGATGCATAAAGGTGCATTGCCCTTGTCCGCAGGTTTCTCTGTGTGCCGCACCTGATCTCATATGTACCTGCATACACCGTAAAGCAACAGGCACGTAACAGGCATTTTCCAGGCACTATTCAGGCACTTTTTAGGCGCAACGATAGCACCCTAGCCCGAGGACCCGTTTGTCAGCCACTGCGGAACCTGCAGGGAGGAAACCCCGACGGGCGCGGGGAGAAAAGTTTTCCGCACCTGCAGGAGCAGAACGCGAGCGTCGGGCCGAAATCGAGGGCAGTGCTAGCAGTGAGAGCTCCGTGCCGAGAACTTCTCGGGCGTATTAGCTGATATCCGTGAGAGCGCGTGATTGCAAACGGTCTGACGTGACTCGTGCACGGGTCGATCGCCAAACGCGTCTAAGACGGTCGCGTGCGCAAGCTGGAGGAACGTGAATGCGCACAATGGGTGCCGGATCGCCGTTGCAGCAATGTGGGGAAGCTAGATACGGCGCGTAGCGCGTGGGGAGGCGCGGTTGCGTGATACGCGGCTGATCGGGtttggtcacgtgactcatCGGGCCTCGGAATCCTCGGCGCGCAGGTCAGGACCGCGTCTAGAAAGTTCTACGGAACGGCAGTGCGCTTTTCGGCGGGGATTAGCAGAGCCGGCGGAAACAGAGGCCGCAGCACACGTGGTGCCCACGCACGGCCCAGTTTTCGCTTCGCGAAAGCTCCTGCCTCGGCTACCGTGCAGGACCTTCGTACTGTGTGGTGCACGGGTGTCCTGGAACAGGTCCCACCATCAGAGGACTGCTGTCATTCTGGGCGTCGCCAAGCTCCTCcttggcttttttttctgctCTTAAGTACTCCTAGCTGCTGGGCTCAGGGTCCAAGCGCCCCTGGGGACATTACGGCGCATCTGTAACCTTAAACCGGCACTCCCTGTTACATGGCCGCGCTGAAAAAAATATACTACGCCGAGCGCGGCGGAAATTCGGAAGTCCACAGCTGAGCGGCTATAGGCCTCGGCGTCGCGCGCGGCACAAGAGCCGCGCGCGACGAGCCGTATTCACGTGATCACGGCGCGCCTGGGCCGTCCGCATGTGCCGCGGTGCTGGGCGGATCTGCAGCACAATGCTGTGACACAGCAGGTATACGGGGTGCGGACTCGCGATAGTAGCTTCCTGTTTCGCCGCTTGGCGCACGTGCCCTCAGATCCCACGCGCCGCTTACGGATAAACAATCACAAAGCCTGCTCGGTCACTAGGTACGCACGCAGAAGCGAGCTCCTCGCTCAGGCTCACTCACGGAGCACCGCTACCCGTTGTTCACGCAAACGCTCACAAACGAGCACACTCGCCACTGCTCGCTACCGGGAGGGTAGCCGCGCCTATCCGCAATCCGTCCCAGTAACCAGTGGTTGTCTCTAAGCTTTTGCGCCCCTCTGTTCAGGCCTGTGTGTCGCGCGGTCAACGGATTCGCGGATGCGTTGCCGCAGCCGTTCCGTTTGATCTGCCGTGCGGTTGCTTataaattttttttatagcttgatgagctctaGGTAGATAAAAGATGGGATGCATTTAAACATCCGTGAGGTTCATAGACCTGATTTGGCACCATAGGTTGATTCGCTCGAACTTTGTCTTGTCCTAGTTCTATCCTCTACCCTCTCCCGTGACCAGTTTAATTTTTCGGGGCACTGCGCGAGTCACCAGAGTTTTGTGCAAAGCATTTCCATCGATACCAAAGAACCGACAGCAACACTCGCTCCAGTTTACGTGCCATCTGCTCTCAACGCATGTCCACGTCACTATCCTCATCTAGCTCCTCGGCTTCCTTCACGCACGAGAggggcgcgggcgccgccGGCGCTGCGAACCGCGCGTCCTCCGACGACACTCGTTCCTCCGCGTCAGACCCCACTCTGAACGCCAAGATGCACTCCTTCGATACGGCCGGCAACACCGGCGTTGCTGACAGTGGTGTCATGGCGGACGACGTACGCAGCGATACTGACGTCCTAAACGAGCGCAAGCGCCACAGCGCGGCCTCGGCCAGCTTCGAACAGGATCTCGAGCGCACCGGTACCAACGCGACCTCCGAGACGCACGCGGCCATTAACCGCCGCGTCAGCCGAATTCTTTCGGGATCCCAGAACGAGGTCGAAAAAGTCAAGGTTGACTACTCACATTGCCCACCCATGGGCGGCGGCAGGCCGTTCCCACCCACTCTGCCCAGCAGGGAGCCCTACGAAGTTGCCTTCGACGGCCCTGACGACCCCATCCACCCTTACAATTGGCCCATGCGTAAGCGTGCCTTCCTGTGTCTGCTGCTGGGTCTGAACGCCGTCACTGTCGCCATGGGCTCATCCATCTTCGCGTCCGCAGTCCCTCAAATCTGTGCGAAATACCACGTCGCGCAGGTTGTGGGCGTGCTCGGAGTTACACTGTACGTCTTCGGCTTTGCAGCCTCGCCTGTTATCTACGCGCCACTCTCTGAGCTGTATGGCcgtcaaaagcttcttatCATCTCGTCGTTTGGCTTCGTGCTGTTCATGTTTGCAACAGCCACTGCCAAGGACCTCCAAACCATCATGATCTGTCGTTTCTTCGCGGGCTTCATCGGCGCCGCGCCGCTCGCTATCGTGCCCGCCTGTTTCTTCGACATGTTTGACAACGAGACCCGTGGTACTGCCGTTGTGGTCTTCGCCATGGGTGTTTTCATGGGCCCTATCTTAGCTCCCGTTTTTGGCTCCTATATTGTCCAGCACACTACATGGAGATGGACCCAGTACTGCGTGGGTATGTTCGCCGCCTTGGTGACAATCCTTCTGGCTATTTTCTACGAAGAGACCCACCACCCAACTATTCTTGTCAACAAAGCGCGCCGCATGCGCCAAATAAGTGGGAACTGGGGTATTCGTGCCGCTCACGAGGACGCTGAACTATCTCTCAAGGAGATCGCCCAGAAAACTGTCACCAGACCTATTTACATGTTAGTCACGGAACCCATTCTGTTTGCCATCACCTTGTATCACTCCTTCGTGTATGGTATTCTTTACTTGCTGCTAGAAGCCTACCcaattgtttttgtgaagaAATACCACTTTTATGTCAACGGCGAACTGCCCTACATCGCTTTGCTGATCGGAATGGGTGTGAACGCTGCTTACAATATTTGGGAAGAAAAATCATATGTCCGCAAGGTGCGTGAAAACAGTGGCAAGCCGCTGCCCGAAGAGCGTCTGAAGACTATGATTTTGGCTGGTATTGTCTTCCCTATTGGCATTTTGTGGTTCTGCTGGACTGGCAACTACTCTGACAAGGTTCACTTTATGGTCCCTACCGTGGCTGGTTCATTCATTGGCTTTGGTCTTATCGGCATTTTCCTACCCTGCTTCAATTACATCATTGATTCTTACTTGTTCTTATCCGCGTCAGCCATCGCCGGTAACACCTTCATGAGATCTTCGTTCGGTGCTGCCTTCCCTCTGTTCGCGGGTTTCATGTTCAACAATATGGGTGTCAACTGGGCCGGTTTACTGCTTGGCCTCTTCGCCCTTGCCATGGTTCCAGTGCCTATACTGTTCATCAAGTATGGTAAGGCCTTGAGACAAAGATCCAAGTTCGCGTTTGTGCTTTAACCACTTCATAATCAGGACCTCGATCCTCCGACCGATTGCGTGATGCACAGCGTTCTTACAATATAATACCCGACTGTTGTCACAAACATTCACAAAGCTTAAATAATGCATCTTTCAATTCTAAAATCTTTCAAATAATATTTGCCCTCATCGTGAAGCCATCTTTCTTGTGAGGGGCGGCTTTCCCAATATCAGCGCGCAGCGTTTCCTCGCTTGGCAGCGTATCTCATCAATGCACTGAATCAGATCTGAATCCCCTTGAGAGCATATCATGCCATTGTCACTGACGGGGTTTTTAAAAACGTGATCAACCTCGAGTTTCTGCACCTaggaaaaaaaagttaGGACTTAGTGGCAATTTTCCCCCTTGACAAAACCCATCTAGTGCTAAACCCGAATCAAAGTGCCGACTGCAAGCGAGGAGCTCCTGGAAAAAATGAGCACGAGGCAGAATACTTTGAATATGAAGAACTCGTTGTCCTCAATGAACACCTTTGGCGGAGCAACTCCAGTTGCGGGTTCTGCTAGGCCATCGAGGCCCTGTGCTAACTGTACCTGTTCGCCAGGGCTACTTTCTAGGCAAAATCGCAGGTCGTCCCTGCTTTTGAGGCAAGTTTCGAGCTCAAGGAAAAGGCCCATATTGAGGACCAGCGTGGCAACCGGCGGCTCGGGTGAATCCATATATTCCTCGGACACGATATGCCAAGTCAAAAATGTAAATACATCTGAAAGGCTGCTGCATCTgagaagaaaaatgagCGAGAAGGAAATTTGCTGTTATGTTGTGCCGAGCGAGGACGAACACCAGTCCGAGTACGTGTCTCAGGCTGACCAAAGGAGGTCATTTATATCTGGTTTCACAGGATCGGCGGGCGTTGCGTGTATCACCAGGGACCTACtaaacttcaacaacgatAAGCCTGAAGGTAAATCCATTTTGAGCACCGATGGGCGCTACTTCAACCAGGCCACTCAGGAACTTGATTTTAACTGGACGCTCTTGAGGCAAGGTGAAGACAAGATGACATGGCCCGAATGGTGTGTTTATGAAGCCAAAGAGATGTCTCTTGCGCTTGGTGGCAAAGAGGCCCGTATAGGAATTGACCCTAAACTGATAAGCTACGACCAGGTTAttcgctttcaaaaattgataAAGGACAAAACGGACGGGTCTAAAGCTAAGGTTAGCTTAGTCCCcgttgttgaaaatctcaTAGATGCTATCTGGAGCAGATTCGAACCTCTTCCTGTTAGGGACGCGAACGATTTATTGCTGCTCAATTCACATTTCACTGGcgaaactttcaaagaaaaaagagagcGGTTGATGAATTACTTGAATGAGAAAACTCCAGGGTGCTCCACGTTTTGCATCGCTGCCCTGGATGAGATTTCTTGGCTGCTCAATTTAAGAGGTTCGGACATTGAGTACAATCCTGTTTTCTACGCCTACCTCCTTGTGCACAACGAGGAGACAATTCTTTTCACTGATGACCCATATGACGACAAAATTAAAGGTTATTTCGAAGACAATAATATAGCTGTCAAAGCATATGAAGATGTTTGGTCTTTCCTTTGTTCAACCGCCACGAAGACCAAAAGCTCCAACGATGTCATGGCTATTGCTTCGGGCTCATCATGGGAGATAGTGCGTAGCCTGGGAAACGCACCCTACAAGCAAATTCAATCGCCATtagagcttttgaaagctgtAAAAAACGATGTTGAGATTTCAAACGCCCGTGCTGCTCAGGTCAAGGATGCAGTATGCTTGGTTCAGTATTTTGCTTGGTTAGAGGAGCAGTTAATCTCTAAAGAAGCACTGATTGATGAGTACAAGGCAGCCTGTAAGCTGGTGGAGATACgcaaaactcaaaaaaactTCATGGGCAATTCTTTTGAGACGATATCCTCAACAGGGCCTAATGCTGCTATAATCCACTATGCGCCTCCAGCAGAAAATTCGGCTATGATAGACCCTTGCCGTATTTATCTTTGCGATAGCGGCTCGCAATTTTTGGAGGGAACAACCGACATTACGAGAACTTTACACTTCACTAAACCTTCTGACGAAGAGGTCAGGAACTATACACTAGTTCTTAAGGGCAACTTAGCCCTCGAGAGGCTGGTTATCCCACAAGGCACTTCAGGCTACAATATAGACGTGATTGCAAGGCAGTTTCTGTGGCAGCACGGGCTAGACTACAGGCACGGGACAGGGCACGGAGTGGGCTCATACTT
Encoded here:
- the FRA1 gene encoding aminopeptidase P (similar to uniprot|Q07825 Saccharomyces cerevisiae YLL029W Hypothetical ORF), which translates into the protein MSTRQNTLNMKNSLSSMNTFGGATPVAGSARPSRPCANCTCSPGLLSRQNRRSSLLLRQVSSSRKRPILRTSVATGGSGESIYSSDTICQVKNVNTSERLLHLRRKMSEKEICCYVVPSEDEHQSEYVSQADQRRSFISGFTGSAGVACITRDLLNFNNDKPEGKSILSTDGRYFNQATQELDFNWTLLRQGEDKMTWPEWCVYEAKEMSLALGGKEARIGIDPKLISYDQVIRFQKLIKDKTDGSKAKVSLVPVVENLIDAIWSRFEPLPVRDANDLLLLNSHFTGETFKEKRERLMNYLNEKTPGCSTFCIAALDEISWLLNLRGSDIEYNPVFYAYLLVHNEETILFTDDPYDDKIKGYFEDNNIAVKAYEDVWSFLCSTATKTKSSNDVMAIASGSSWEIVRSLGNAPYKQIQSPLELLKAVKNDVEISNARAAQVKDAVCLVQYFAWLEEQLISKEALIDEYKAACKLVEIRKTQKNFMGNSFETISSTGPNAAIIHYAPPAENSAMIDPCRIYLCDSGSQFLEGTTDITRTLHFTKPSDEEVRNYTLVLKGNLALERLVIPQGTSGYNIDVIARQFLWQHGLDYRHGTGHGVGSYLNVHEGPIGIGFRPHLGNFALEKGNIITNEPGFYKDGEYGIRIENDMLVQKAEGLKFGEHEFLKFENITLVPYCRKLIDRKLLTHEEKAQINSYYKRIWHTVVPFIQPQSISYKWLKRETAPL
- the TPO1 gene encoding polyamine transporter TPO1 (similar to uniprot|Q07824 Saccharomyces cerevisiae YLL028W TPO1 Proton-motive-force-dependent multidrug transporter of the major facilitator superfamily able to transport eight different compounds including polyamines quinidine cycloheximide and nystatin involved in excess spermidine detoxification); the protein is MSTSLSSSSSSASFTHERGAGAAGAANRASSDDTRSSASDPTLNAKMHSFDTAGNTGVADSGVMADDVRSDTDVLNERKRHSAASASFEQDLERTGTNATSETHAAINRRVSRILSGSQNEVEKVKVDYSHCPPMGGGRPFPPTLPSREPYEVAFDGPDDPIHPYNWPMRKRAFLCLLLGLNAVTVAMGSSIFASAVPQICAKYHVAQVVGVLGVTLYVFGFAASPVIYAPLSELYGRQKLLIISSFGFVLFMFATATAKDLQTIMICRFFAGFIGAAPLAIVPACFFDMFDNETRGTAVVVFAMGVFMGPILAPVFGSYIVQHTTWRWTQYCVGMFAALVTILLAIFYEETHHPTILVNKARRMRQISGNWGIRAAHEDAELSLKEIAQKTVTRPIYMLVTEPILFAITLYHSFVYGILYLLLEAYPIVFVKKYHFYVNGELPYIALLIGMGVNAAYNIWEEKSYVRKVRENSGKPLPEERLKTMILAGIVFPIGILWFCWTGNYSDKVHFMVPTVAGSFIGFGLIGIFLPCFNYIIDSYLFLSASAIAGNTFMRSSFGAAFPLFAGFMFNNMGVNWAGLLLGLFALAMVPVPILFIKYGKALRQRSKFAFVL